Proteins co-encoded in one Haloarcula sp. DT43 genomic window:
- the nasA gene encoding assimilatory nitrate reductase NasA has protein sequence MRCAVGCGHMHRAADVGYGIDTARGDAAHPVSQGLACSRGISESQDPDGEWLSRPMVRSDGELRQTTWDVALARAVEGLQAVHSRDPDSVAILGSGQQTNEAAYALGKVARGGFGTRNYDANTTLCMASAVTAYYQAFGSDAPPCTYADIGEADRHVVWGANPAVAHPVMFRWIRQAADEDDVEIVVVDPVRSETAENSEHHVAPDPGKDLALARAVLARIVETERVDREFVAEATEGFEDLLASLPDAAVAADEAGVEMADVDLLAEALDQRALVYWGMGINQHVQGTETARALIDLTLATGNLRPGGGPFSLTGQANSMGTRICSSKGSWPGQRAFEDPDHRRVVADHWDVPVDRLPDDSGPGPVGMLEDGPEAVWTVATNPVAGMPEAESVRETLDDAFLVVQDAFHTETVEVADVVLPAATWGESEGTTTNMERTISRVRAATDVPSGVKPDLDIIATIGSRLFPGLFHDDTSPDPEAIFDEFTALTEGTVADCSGITYDRLDDVHAVRWPAPDEDSVGGYRYYDDGETWSFPTGTGRAKFSTGRQGALPEPTDEEYPLTLTTAREADGYNTGVRSRGGEAGPLVARINPETVEDHSGLVTDGTLTVETRRGSATVAIDRDEGVPRGMVWLPIHHPATNRLTLSDRDPQSDEPNFKQCAARLVAPEAELPPAAAD, from the coding sequence ATGCGCTGTGCCGTCGGCTGCGGGCACATGCACCGGGCCGCGGACGTGGGGTACGGCATCGACACGGCCCGCGGCGACGCGGCGCACCCGGTCAGTCAGGGGCTGGCGTGCTCCCGCGGCATCAGCGAGAGCCAGGACCCCGACGGCGAGTGGCTCTCGCGGCCGATGGTCCGCAGCGACGGCGAACTCCGCCAGACCACGTGGGACGTGGCGCTGGCCCGCGCCGTCGAGGGGCTCCAGGCCGTCCACTCGCGCGACCCGGATTCCGTGGCGATACTCGGAAGTGGGCAACAGACCAACGAGGCCGCCTACGCGCTCGGGAAGGTCGCCCGCGGCGGCTTCGGCACGCGCAACTACGACGCGAACACGACGCTGTGCATGGCCAGCGCCGTCACCGCCTACTACCAGGCGTTCGGCAGCGACGCGCCGCCGTGTACCTACGCCGACATCGGCGAGGCCGACCGCCACGTCGTCTGGGGCGCGAACCCCGCCGTCGCCCACCCCGTGATGTTCCGCTGGATTCGCCAGGCCGCCGACGAGGACGACGTGGAGATAGTCGTCGTCGACCCCGTCCGCTCCGAGACGGCCGAGAACTCCGAGCACCACGTCGCACCCGACCCCGGGAAGGACCTCGCGCTGGCCCGGGCCGTGCTCGCCCGCATCGTCGAGACCGAGCGGGTCGACCGCGAGTTCGTCGCCGAGGCGACCGAGGGCTTCGAGGACCTGCTGGCCTCGCTTCCGGATGCCGCGGTTGCGGCCGACGAGGCCGGCGTCGAGATGGCCGACGTGGACCTGCTGGCCGAGGCGCTCGACCAGCGGGCGCTGGTCTACTGGGGCATGGGCATCAATCAGCACGTCCAGGGGACCGAGACCGCGCGCGCGCTCATCGACCTGACGCTGGCGACGGGGAACCTCCGGCCCGGCGGCGGGCCGTTCTCACTGACCGGCCAGGCCAACTCCATGGGGACCCGCATCTGCTCCTCGAAGGGCTCCTGGCCCGGTCAGCGCGCCTTCGAGGACCCCGACCACCGCCGCGTCGTCGCCGACCACTGGGACGTGCCGGTCGACCGCCTGCCGGACGACTCCGGTCCCGGGCCGGTCGGGATGCTCGAAGACGGCCCCGAGGCCGTCTGGACGGTGGCGACGAACCCCGTCGCCGGGATGCCCGAGGCCGAGAGCGTTCGTGAGACGCTCGACGACGCCTTCCTCGTCGTGCAGGACGCCTTCCACACGGAGACCGTCGAGGTCGCGGACGTGGTGTTGCCCGCGGCGACGTGGGGCGAGAGCGAGGGGACGACGACGAACATGGAGCGGACCATCTCCCGGGTGCGAGCGGCGACCGACGTGCCGAGCGGCGTCAAGCCGGACCTCGACATCATCGCCACCATCGGCTCGCGGCTGTTCCCCGGCCTGTTCCACGACGACACGTCCCCGGACCCGGAGGCGATATTCGACGAGTTCACGGCGCTGACCGAAGGCACCGTCGCGGACTGCTCGGGCATCACCTACGACCGGCTCGACGACGTGCACGCGGTGAGGTGGCCCGCGCCCGACGAGGACAGCGTCGGCGGCTACCGCTACTACGACGACGGCGAGACGTGGTCGTTCCCCACCGGCACTGGCCGCGCCAAATTCTCGACGGGCCGCCAGGGCGCGCTTCCGGAACCGACCGACGAGGAGTACCCGCTGACCCTTACCACCGCCCGCGAGGCCGACGGCTACAACACTGGCGTCCGGTCCCGCGGCGGCGAGGCCGGGCCGCTGGTGGCCCGCATCAACCCCGAGACGGTCGAGGACCACAGCGGGCTCGTCACCGACGGGACCCTGACCGTCGAAACGCGCCGCGGCTCCGCGACGGTCGCCATCGACCGGGACGAGGGCGTCCCCCGCGGGATGGTGTGGTTGCCGATTCACCACCCGGCGACGAACCGGCTGACGCTCTCGGACCGGGACCCCCAGTCCGACGAGCCGAACTTCAAGCAGTGTGCCGCCCGTCTCGTCGCCCCCGAGGCCGAACTGCCGCCGGCCGCGGCCGACTGA
- the nasA gene encoding assimilatory nitrate reductase NasA: MNYWKPTTCMRCAVGCGQQQRGVDEGYGIDTVRGNRNHPVSNGLACERGIRETENPDGEWLTEPLVRRGDTLKPTSWRTALGIVASEFIQTIAEDPNRIAVLGSGQQTNEAAYALGKVARAGIGTEYFDANTTLCMASAVTAYYDAFGSDAPPCTYDDIPKAETHLVWGANPAAAHPVLYRWILDSASEPDSRLVVVDPVRSETATDADLCVQLEAGTDVELARAVLARLVETGRVDRAFVEDYTDGYEDLRASLPPVECAAETAGVPVETVDALADAFEDRTLVYWGMGVNQSTNGTDAARSLINLCLATGNMGPGSGPFSLTGQANSMGARVVSSKEAWPGHRPFTDDDHRTAVADHWDVPLDRLPASPGPGPVGIVDEINRGHIDAVWAVATNPVVGMPDATNVRRSLDDVFLVVQDAFHSETVEYADVVLPAATWGESEGTTMNMERRVSKVSAVTETVDSVRQDLDIIAAIGNRLDETLFDDPPIDPETVFDEFAALTEGTVADCSGITYDRLDAELAVRWPAPDESTEGGYRYYDPNADDGETWSFPTDSGLAQFTEPTYKGLPEPTDATYPLTLTTGRRAEAYNTDVRAEGANDDIPTARIHPETAGQYVQLFDRGRTVVESRRGSVTVDLAPDDAVPPGTIWMDIHNTAVNELTLPAVDPESNEPNYKQCAVRLATPDTSSTVTRNGLPRSGTLGSD; this comes from the coding sequence ATGAACTACTGGAAGCCAACCACCTGCATGCGGTGTGCCGTGGGCTGTGGACAGCAACAGCGTGGCGTCGACGAGGGGTACGGCATCGACACAGTTCGCGGGAACCGGAACCACCCCGTCTCGAACGGGCTCGCCTGCGAGCGCGGTATCAGGGAAACCGAGAACCCGGACGGGGAGTGGCTCACCGAGCCGCTGGTCCGGCGCGGGGACACACTCAAGCCGACATCCTGGCGGACGGCACTGGGCATCGTCGCCTCGGAGTTCATCCAGACCATCGCGGAGGACCCGAACAGAATCGCAGTCCTCGGAAGCGGGCAACAGACCAACGAGGCCGCCTACGCGCTCGGGAAGGTCGCCCGCGCCGGCATCGGGACCGAGTACTTCGACGCGAACACGACGTTGTGCATGGCCAGCGCCGTCACCGCCTACTACGACGCCTTCGGTAGCGACGCGCCGCCGTGTACCTACGACGACATCCCGAAAGCGGAGACGCATCTCGTCTGGGGTGCGAACCCGGCCGCGGCACACCCCGTCCTCTACCGCTGGATTCTCGACAGCGCGAGCGAGCCGGACAGCCGTCTCGTCGTCGTCGACCCGGTGCGAAGCGAGACCGCCACCGACGCCGACCTGTGCGTCCAGCTCGAAGCCGGGACGGACGTGGAGCTCGCACGCGCCGTCCTCGCGCGGCTGGTCGAGACCGGGCGGGTCGACCGCGCGTTCGTCGAGGACTACACCGACGGCTACGAGGACCTCCGTGCCTCGCTCCCGCCGGTCGAGTGCGCCGCCGAGACGGCCGGCGTCCCCGTCGAGACCGTCGACGCGCTGGCCGACGCCTTCGAAGACCGGACGCTGGTCTACTGGGGCATGGGCGTCAACCAGAGCACGAACGGCACCGACGCCGCGCGGTCGCTCATCAATCTGTGTCTGGCGACGGGGAACATGGGGCCCGGAAGCGGCCCGTTCTCGCTGACCGGCCAGGCCAACTCCATGGGCGCACGGGTCGTCTCCTCGAAGGAGGCCTGGCCCGGGCACCGCCCGTTCACCGACGACGACCACAGGACGGCAGTCGCCGACCACTGGGACGTGCCGCTGGACCGGCTGCCGGCGTCGCCCGGCCCCGGCCCGGTCGGCATCGTCGACGAAATCAACCGCGGCCACATCGACGCCGTCTGGGCCGTCGCCACCAACCCCGTCGTCGGGATGCCCGACGCCACGAACGTCAGGCGGTCGCTCGACGACGTCTTCCTCGTCGTGCAGGACGCGTTCCACTCGGAAACCGTCGAGTACGCCGACGTGGTCCTGCCCGCGGCGACGTGGGGCGAGAGCGAGGGCACGACGATGAACATGGAACGGCGCGTCTCGAAGGTCAGCGCCGTGACCGAGACGGTCGACAGCGTCCGGCAGGACCTCGACATCATCGCCGCCATCGGGAACCGCCTCGACGAGACGCTGTTCGACGACCCGCCAATCGACCCGGAGACCGTCTTCGACGAGTTCGCGGCGCTGACCGAGGGCACCGTCGCCGACTGCTCGGGCATCACCTACGACCGCCTCGACGCGGAACTGGCCGTCCGCTGGCCCGCGCCCGACGAGTCCACGGAAGGCGGGTACCGCTACTACGACCCCAACGCGGACGACGGCGAGACGTGGTCGTTCCCGACGGACTCCGGGCTGGCGCAGTTCACGGAGCCGACGTACAAGGGGCTGCCCGAGCCGACCGACGCGACCTATCCGCTGACGCTGACGACCGGGCGGCGCGCGGAGGCGTACAACACGGACGTCAGGGCGGAGGGAGCGAACGACGACATCCCGACGGCCCGCATCCACCCCGAGACGGCCGGCCAGTACGTCCAGCTGTTCGACCGTGGCCGGACCGTCGTCGAGTCGCGGCGGGGCAGCGTGACCGTCGACCTCGCGCCGGACGACGCCGTCCCCCCGGGGACCATCTGGATGGACATCCACAACACCGCCGTCAACGAGCTGACGCTGCCGGCCGTCGACCCCGAGTCCAACGAGCCGAACTACAAACAGTGCGCCGTCCGACTGGCGACGCCCGACACCTCGTCGACGGTGACTCGCAACGGGCTCCCGCGGAGCGGCACGCTCGGGAGCGACTGA
- a CDS encoding MFS transporter: protein MGLIKMTKYRTLLLATIGFNFSFLIWFSFAPFTGPIADEFGLTTAEIGILASSAIWMAPFGRMLTGWLSDKFGAPAIFAIVLAYVGVFSIASAFAQDYSLFFVTRLIVATAGITFVIGIQHVAEWFEEENLGLAEGIYAGVGNAGAAGGALVLPRVFGTGWSGPLFATSWRAAFFYTGIVSIVLAVAYYTLGEAAKTAEKRQATKDNASFKDWVHTATRYGTVVLALAYVMSFGLELSMNGWLATYYREAFNQDNLVVASTFAATFSVAAGLLRPIGGYVSDVLARKEKDILPFFTGRYREQWTFVTLCFIVVTMFAMTLAGLSGVLMNAVVIGFLVGTACAFAEGSIFAMVPSMFPNSSGAVAGVVGGVGTVGGIIYPLIYSAPWLANLHLGYSIVAASMIPIVLLAAWVFQPEIAQVANTAGFVGGSGSTETVPSGDD, encoded by the coding sequence ATGGGACTGATCAAGATGACGAAGTATCGGACGCTGTTGCTGGCGACCATCGGGTTCAACTTCTCCTTTCTCATCTGGTTCTCGTTCGCGCCGTTCACGGGACCGATTGCCGACGAGTTCGGGCTGACGACGGCCGAAATCGGCATCCTCGCCAGTTCGGCCATCTGGATGGCTCCCTTCGGCCGGATGCTGACCGGCTGGCTCTCGGATAAGTTCGGCGCGCCGGCAATCTTCGCTATCGTGCTGGCGTACGTCGGCGTGTTCTCGATTGCGAGCGCGTTCGCGCAGGACTACTCTCTGTTCTTCGTGACGCGGCTCATCGTGGCGACGGCGGGCATCACGTTCGTCATCGGCATCCAGCACGTCGCCGAGTGGTTCGAAGAGGAGAACCTCGGACTGGCCGAGGGCATCTACGCCGGCGTCGGCAACGCCGGTGCGGCGGGCGGCGCGCTCGTCCTCCCGCGCGTCTTCGGCACGGGCTGGAGCGGGCCGCTGTTCGCTACGAGCTGGCGGGCCGCCTTCTTCTACACCGGTATCGTCTCCATCGTCCTGGCCGTCGCGTACTACACGCTCGGCGAGGCCGCGAAGACCGCGGAGAAGCGCCAGGCCACCAAGGACAACGCGAGCTTCAAGGACTGGGTCCACACGGCGACCCGTTACGGGACCGTCGTCCTCGCGCTGGCGTACGTGATGTCGTTCGGCCTCGAACTCTCGATGAACGGCTGGCTCGCCACCTACTACCGCGAGGCGTTCAATCAGGACAACCTCGTCGTCGCGAGCACGTTCGCCGCGACGTTCTCCGTCGCCGCCGGCCTCCTGCGCCCCATCGGCGGCTACGTCAGCGACGTACTCGCCCGCAAGGAGAAGGACATCCTGCCGTTCTTCACGGGCCGCTACCGCGAGCAGTGGACGTTCGTCACGCTGTGTTTCATCGTCGTGACGATGTTCGCGATGACGCTCGCCGGGCTCTCGGGCGTGCTGATGAACGCCGTCGTCATCGGCTTCCTCGTCGGCACGGCCTGTGCCTTCGCCGAGGGCTCCATCTTCGCGATGGTCCCCTCGATGTTCCCCAACAGCTCCGGCGCGGTCGCGGGCGTCGTCGGCGGCGTCGGCACCGTCGGCGGAATCATCTACCCGCTGATCTACTCCGCCCCGTGGCTGGCGAACCTCCACCTCGGCTACTCCATCGTCGCGGCCTCGATGATTCCCATCGTGTTGCTCGCGGCGTGGGTGTTCCAGCCGGAAATCGCGCAGGTCGCCAACACCGCCGGCTTCGTCGGCGGGTCGGGCAGCACGGAGACGGTTCCGTCCGGGGACGACTGA
- a CDS encoding molybdenum cofactor guanylyltransferase: protein MRSAVVLAGGHSTRASETGGATADFDGEPMIRHVVAGVSDAVDEVVVNCRDDQRAAIEAALSGLDVRFAFDPVPDGGPVAGIRTGCRVARGEWTFVTPCDRPSVSTALPQQLFEAAAGDGAVPLVGGSPRPLSAVYDTRAAIEACETTIGLGSPAVSDFLARLSPVTVADPVPEHAFDGFDTPTALRVSRDRSA from the coding sequence ATGCGCTCGGCAGTGGTCCTCGCGGGCGGGCACTCGACACGCGCTAGCGAGACCGGCGGGGCGACCGCCGATTTCGACGGCGAGCCGATGATTCGCCACGTCGTGGCCGGGGTCAGCGACGCCGTCGACGAGGTGGTCGTCAACTGCCGCGACGACCAGCGCGCGGCCATCGAGGCGGCGCTGTCCGGACTGGACGTGCGGTTCGCCTTCGACCCGGTCCCCGACGGCGGCCCGGTCGCGGGCATCCGAACCGGCTGCCGGGTCGCGCGCGGCGAGTGGACGTTCGTCACGCCCTGCGACCGGCCGTCCGTCTCCACCGCGCTCCCCCAGCAACTGTTCGAGGCCGCGGCCGGCGACGGCGCGGTCCCCCTCGTCGGCGGCAGCCCGCGCCCGCTCTCGGCCGTCTACGACACGCGGGCGGCCATCGAAGCCTGCGAGACGACCATCGGGCTCGGCTCGCCGGCCGTCTCGGACTTCCTCGCGCGGCTCTCGCCGGTCACCGTTGCGGACCCGGTTCCCGAGCACGCGTTCGACGGGTTCGACACGCCAACCGCGCTCCGTGTCTCCAGGGACCGGTCCGCGTAA
- a CDS encoding nitrite/sulfite reductase — MPHKKEEIKGELYGDAVREKLEEFAEQGWESIPEDEREEWFSRFKFWGVFHHRGGQESYFMMRLTNCGGILEPDQLRAIGEVARDYAKGPAENPEFGNGWIDLTTRQSIQLHWLKLEDIPEIWEKLEAVGVSSRSAGGDTMRNISGCPVAGKAEEYVESRPILDEIQETIREDDDLCNMPRKFNISVSGCRQGCAQDSINDIGLEPAHKFVDGEEVEGFNVRVGGGLGGREPREARPLDLFVRPEHAVETVRAFVEYYHEEGNRQNRSKNRARFFVDEHGTDAIREALDERLDFEFETAGTDFRGEYTYNAGKPIEYGAHDHVGVYDQEDGKNYVGLSVPVGRLSAEDAIELADLADAYGSGEVRLTRRQNPLVMDVPDDKLSNLLNEPLLDKHSPEPNPFVQGAMACTGTEFCSLALTETKARMARLLRWLGDNVDVPDDVDRIKMHFSGCTADCGQAMTADIGLQGMRARKDGQMVEAVDVGVGGGIGENPSFIEWVRQRVPADEAPGMIKNIVEAYAALRSEGQTFQEWVDATGHETIVELAEPHEVEGYTDPCLTDGKQSWYPFDDGESPAPTDAEGQPISADD, encoded by the coding sequence ATGCCACACAAGAAAGAAGAGATAAAGGGCGAACTGTACGGCGACGCCGTCCGGGAGAAGCTCGAGGAGTTCGCCGAACAGGGCTGGGAGTCGATTCCCGAGGACGAGCGCGAGGAGTGGTTCTCGCGGTTCAAGTTCTGGGGCGTGTTCCACCACCGCGGCGGTCAGGAGTCGTACTTCATGATGCGGCTGACAAACTGCGGAGGAATCCTCGAACCCGACCAGCTCCGGGCCATCGGTGAGGTCGCCCGCGACTACGCCAAGGGCCCCGCCGAGAATCCCGAGTTCGGCAACGGCTGGATAGACCTCACGACGCGCCAGTCCATCCAGCTCCACTGGCTCAAGCTCGAGGACATCCCCGAGATATGGGAGAAGCTCGAAGCGGTCGGCGTCTCCTCGCGCTCGGCGGGCGGGGACACGATGCGCAACATCTCCGGCTGTCCCGTCGCCGGCAAGGCCGAGGAGTACGTCGAGTCCCGCCCCATCTTAGACGAGATTCAGGAGACCATCCGGGAAGACGACGACCTCTGTAACATGCCCCGGAAGTTCAACATCTCCGTGTCGGGGTGTCGCCAGGGGTGTGCCCAGGATAGTATCAACGACATCGGGCTGGAACCGGCCCACAAGTTCGTCGACGGCGAGGAGGTCGAGGGGTTCAACGTCCGCGTCGGCGGCGGCCTCGGCGGCCGCGAACCGCGCGAGGCCCGCCCGCTCGACCTGTTCGTCCGCCCGGAACACGCCGTCGAGACCGTCCGGGCGTTCGTCGAGTACTACCACGAGGAGGGCAACCGCCAGAACCGCTCGAAGAACCGCGCGCGCTTCTTCGTTGACGAGCACGGCACCGACGCCATCCGGGAGGCACTCGACGAGCGGCTGGACTTCGAGTTCGAGACCGCCGGCACGGACTTCCGTGGGGAGTACACGTACAACGCCGGCAAGCCCATCGAGTACGGTGCCCACGACCACGTCGGCGTCTACGACCAGGAGGACGGGAAGAACTACGTCGGCCTCTCGGTCCCCGTGGGCCGGCTCTCTGCCGAGGACGCAATCGAGCTAGCGGACCTCGCCGACGCCTACGGCTCGGGCGAGGTGCGGCTGACCCGCCGGCAGAATCCGCTCGTCATGGACGTGCCCGACGACAAGCTCTCGAACCTGCTCAACGAGCCGCTGCTGGACAAGCACTCGCCCGAGCCCAACCCCTTCGTCCAGGGCGCGATGGCCTGTACCGGGACGGAGTTCTGCTCGCTGGCGCTGACCGAGACGAAGGCCCGGATGGCCCGCCTGCTCCGCTGGCTCGGCGACAACGTCGACGTGCCCGACGACGTGGACCGAATCAAGATGCACTTCTCGGGCTGTACGGCCGACTGCGGGCAGGCGATGACGGCCGACATCGGCCTGCAGGGGATGCGCGCCCGCAAGGACGGCCAGATGGTCGAGGCCGTCGACGTGGGCGTCGGCGGCGGCATCGGCGAGAACCCGTCGTTCATCGAGTGGGTCCGCCAGCGCGTGCCCGCCGACGAAGCGCCGGGCATGATAAAGAACATCGTCGAGGCCTACGCGGCGCTGCGCTCGGAGGGCCAGACATTCCAGGAGTGGGTCGACGCCACTGGTCACGAGACCATCGTGGAACTGGCTGAACCCCACGAGGTCGAGGGGTACACCGACCCCTGCCTGACCGACGGCAAGCAGTCCTGGTACCCCTTCGACGACGGCGAGAGCCCCGCCCCGACCGACGCCGAGGGCCAACCCATCTCGGCGGACGACTGA
- a CDS encoding chemotaxis protein CheC: protein MGLKVDVRKLDLFNQMAKEGSGTVAENLGQLTGLDATVRTSQINFLDIEDVETHIGDDRSVGIYVELNEPPYGYVLFLLDPADSKRLAGAMMGGMGDPSDGEEFSDMERSAMQEIGNIMTSAFIDGWANVLETTIDMGTPNFVFGPADGIVDKMGGWPDSDLVFVVDSRITVDDGDLGMTVYTFPELEDLVALIQDIDLDTDVAVDTEASDILD from the coding sequence ATGGGCTTGAAAGTCGACGTGCGGAAACTGGACCTTTTCAATCAGATGGCAAAGGAGGGGTCGGGGACGGTCGCCGAGAACCTCGGTCAGTTGACCGGGCTCGACGCGACGGTTCGGACCTCACAGATTAATTTTCTCGACATCGAAGACGTCGAAACGCACATCGGCGACGACAGGAGCGTCGGCATCTACGTCGAACTGAACGAACCGCCGTACGGCTACGTCCTGTTCCTGCTTGACCCGGCCGACAGCAAGCGGCTGGCCGGCGCGATGATGGGCGGGATGGGCGACCCGAGCGACGGCGAGGAGTTCTCCGATATGGAGCGGTCGGCGATGCAGGAAATCGGCAACATCATGACCTCGGCGTTCATCGACGGCTGGGCCAACGTGCTGGAGACGACCATCGACATGGGGACGCCGAACTTCGTGTTCGGGCCGGCCGACGGCATCGTCGACAAGATGGGTGGCTGGCCGGACTCGGACCTGGTGTTCGTCGTCGACTCGCGCATCACCGTCGACGACGGCGACCTCGGGATGACCGTGTACACGTTCCCCGAACTGGAGGACCTGGTGGCGCTCATTCAGGACATCGACCTCGACACCGACGTGGCGGTCGACACCGAAGCCAGCGACATTCTCGACTGA
- the lrp gene encoding HTH-type transcriptional regulator Lrp — protein sequence MVDDTDRQVVNALLQDGRASARDVAAATGIAATTVSRRMDDLEATGVIDEYTVDIDYGALGYDVTAVFQLSVEGDGLGRVVEQLRNRREMIAVYEVTGDHDIVAVGKFTDTQSMNERIKTLLTDEDIRSASTSVVLNTVCEHEQFPVDGTDA from the coding sequence ATGGTCGATGATACCGACAGGCAGGTGGTGAACGCACTGCTCCAGGACGGCCGTGCGAGCGCCCGTGACGTCGCCGCGGCGACCGGCATCGCGGCGACCACGGTCTCGCGCCGGATGGACGACCTGGAGGCGACCGGTGTGATCGACGAATACACCGTCGACATCGATTACGGGGCGCTGGGGTACGACGTGACCGCCGTGTTCCAGCTCTCCGTCGAGGGCGACGGGCTCGGACGGGTGGTGGAGCAGTTACGTAACCGCCGCGAGATGATCGCGGTCTACGAAGTGACCGGCGACCACGACATCGTGGCCGTCGGGAAGTTCACCGACACGCAGTCGATGAACGAGCGGATAAAGACGCTGCTGACCGACGAGGACATCCGCTCTGCCTCGACGTCAGTCGTGTTGAACACGGTCTGTGAACACGAGCAGTTCCCGGTCGACGGGACTGACGCCTGA
- a CDS encoding P-II family nitrogen regulator, with translation MTEENDETEIKMIVAMVRPDKLGDVKKALAEVGAPSLTVTNVSGRGSQPAKKGQWRGEEYVVDLHQKVKVETVVADIPADDVVEAIADGAHTGEKGDGKIFVLPVDNAYQVRTGKEGPEAV, from the coding sequence ATGACTGAAGAAAACGACGAAACCGAGATCAAGATGATAGTGGCAATGGTTCGACCGGACAAACTGGGCGACGTGAAGAAGGCGCTCGCCGAAGTCGGTGCCCCGTCGCTGACAGTGACGAACGTCTCCGGCCGCGGCTCACAGCCCGCGAAGAAGGGGCAGTGGCGCGGCGAGGAGTACGTCGTCGACCTCCACCAGAAGGTCAAAGTCGAGACAGTCGTCGCGGACATCCCCGCCGACGACGTGGTCGAGGCCATCGCCGACGGTGCCCACACCGGCGAGAAAGGAGACGGCAAGATATTCGTCCTCCCCGTGGACAACGCCTACCAGGTCAGGACCGGTAAAGAAGGCCCCGAGGCAGTCTGA
- a CDS encoding ammonium transporter, whose product MSYTALQVDPSVLAEGVNLLWVLVVSFLIFFMHAGFAMLEAGQVRSKNVANQLTKNLLTWSVGVTVFFLIGSGISSLVGSGSFAPAFGASAANDYVGWLFGAVFAMTAATIVSGAVAGRAKLRAYITYTILLAAVIYPVVTGLTWAGSHLSFGGAVFKDFAGGMIVHGMGGIAGLTAAYVLGPRMGRYNEDGSANVIPGHSLTFAVLGTLILAFGWYGFNVGTAASVFTVTEEGTLALGAFSYVGRVAMTTTIAMACGAMGAGLAAWAKTGKVDTLYVANGLLAGLVGITAIPDTTTWWGAFVVGGLAGAQLPVVFGFVEKRLKIDDVCAVFPVHGSAGVLGTLLFPFVATSGSVGSVVTAFISQVVGVAVITVWTVVTTGIIWYALKAMGEARVTPEHEQEGLDVSEHGVETYPEFGGGESVVADGGEVSTDVRTDGGSSDD is encoded by the coding sequence ATGAGCTACACAGCACTACAGGTGGACCCAAGCGTACTCGCAGAGGGGGTTAACCTACTGTGGGTACTGGTGGTATCGTTCCTGATTTTCTTCATGCACGCGGGCTTCGCCATGCTCGAAGCGGGCCAGGTGCGTTCGAAGAACGTCGCGAACCAGCTGACGAAGAACCTCCTGACCTGGTCGGTCGGGGTGACGGTGTTCTTCCTCATCGGGTCGGGCATCAGCTCCCTGGTCGGCTCCGGCTCCTTCGCCCCCGCCTTTGGGGCGTCGGCGGCCAACGACTACGTCGGGTGGCTGTTCGGCGCCGTCTTCGCGATGACGGCGGCGACGATCGTCTCCGGCGCGGTGGCCGGTCGCGCGAAACTCCGCGCGTACATCACGTACACGATCCTGCTGGCCGCGGTCATCTACCCGGTCGTCACCGGTCTCACGTGGGCCGGATCGCACCTCAGCTTCGGTGGCGCGGTGTTCAAGGACTTCGCGGGCGGCATGATCGTTCACGGCATGGGCGGTATCGCCGGCCTGACCGCGGCGTACGTCCTCGGTCCGCGCATGGGTCGGTACAACGAAGACGGCTCCGCGAACGTCATTCCGGGCCACTCCCTGACCTTCGCCGTGCTCGGGACGCTCATCCTCGCGTTCGGCTGGTACGGCTTCAACGTCGGCACCGCCGCGTCCGTGTTCACGGTGACCGAGGAAGGGACGCTCGCGCTCGGTGCGTTCAGCTACGTCGGCCGCGTCGCCATGACGACGACCATCGCGATGGCGTGTGGTGCGATGGGCGCTGGACTCGCCGCGTGGGCGAAGACCGGCAAAGTCGACACGCTCTACGTCGCGAACGGCCTGCTGGCCGGCCTGGTCGGCATCACGGCCATCCCGGACACCACCACTTGGTGGGGCGCGTTCGTGGTCGGCGGCCTCGCCGGCGCACAGCTCCCCGTCGTCTTCGGCTTCGTCGAGAAGCGCCTGAAGATCGACGACGTCTGTGCCGTCTTCCCGGTCCACGGGAGCGCCGGCGTACTCGGCACCCTGCTGTTCCCGTTCGTCGCCACGTCCGGTTCGGTCGGCTCGGTCGTGACCGCGTTCATCTCGCAGGTAGTCGGCGTCGCCGTTATCACGGTCTGGACCGTCGTTACGACCGGGATCATCTGGTACGCTCTGAAGGCCATGGGCGAGGCTCGGGTCACGCCCGAACACGAACAGGAAGGGCTGGACGTCAGCGAGCACGGCGTCGAGACCTACCCCGAGTTCGGTGGCGGCGAGAGCGTCGTCGCCGACGGTGGCGAAGTGAGCACGGACGTGCGGACTGACGGAGGTTCCAGCGATGACTGA